A genomic region of Saccopteryx bilineata isolate mSacBil1 chromosome 1, mSacBil1_pri_phased_curated, whole genome shotgun sequence contains the following coding sequences:
- the BHLHE41 gene encoding class E basic helix-loop-helix protein 41, which produces MDEGIPHLQERQLLEHRDFIGLDYSSLYMCKPKRSMKRDDSKDTYKLPHRLIEKKRRDRINECIAQLKDLLPEHLKLTTLGHLEKAVVLELTLKHLKALTALTEQQHQKIIALQNGERSLKSPIQSDLDAFHSGFQTCAKEVLQYLSRFESWTPREPRCVQLINHLHAVATQFLPTPQLLTQQVPLSKGTGAPSATAPVGSKASPCLEFPGQKLEPLAHCVPVIQRTQPSAELAENDTDTDSGYGGEAEARPDREKGKGAGASRVTIKQEPPGEDSPAPKRIKLDSGGGAAAAAAALLGSEAAAALLRPDAALLNSLVAFGGGGGAPFAQPATAAAPFCLPFYFLSPSAAAAYMQPFLDKSGLEKYLYPGAAAAPFPLLYPGIHAPAAAAAAAAAAATAAFPCLSSVLSPPPEKVGSAGATLLPHEVAPPGALHPHGRTHLPFPGPRERGNLESSAQEDPSQPGKETP; this is translated from the exons ATGGACGAAGGAATTCCTCATTTGCAAGAGAGACAGTTACTGGAACATAGAGATTTTATAGG ACTGGACTATTCCTCTTTGTATATGTGTAAACCCAAAAGGAGCATGAAGCGAGACGATAGCAAG GATACCTATAAATTACCGCATagattaatagaaaagaaaagaagagaccGAATTAATGAATGCATTGCTCAGCTGAAAGATTTACTGCCTGAACATCTGAAGTTGACA ACTCTGGGGCATCTGGAGAAAGCGGTAGTCTTGGAATTAACTTTGAAACACTTAAAAGCTTTAACAGCCTTAACCGAGCAGCAGCATCAGAAGATAATTGCTTTACAGAATG GAGAGCGATCTCTGAAATCGCCCATTCAGTCCGACTTGGATGCGTTCCACTCGGGATTTCAAACATGCGCCAAAGAAGTCTTGCAATACCTCTCCCGGTTTGAGAGCTGGACGCCCAGGGAGCCGCGGTGTGTCCAGCTGATCAACCACTTGCACGCCGTGGCCACCCAGTTCTTGCCCACCCCCCAACTGTTGACTCAACAGGTCCCTCTGAGCAAAGGCACCGGCGCGCCCTCAGCCACCGCCCCCGTCGGGTCCAAGGCCTCTCCCTGCCTGGAGTTCCCTGGACAGAAGCTGGAGCCCCTCGCCCACTGCGTGCCGGTCATCCAGCGGACTCAGCCTAGTGCGGAGCTCGCCGAGAATGACACGGACACCGACAGCGGCTACGGCGGCGAGGCCGAGGCCCGGCCAGACCGCGAGAAGGGCAAAGGCGCGGGGGCGAGCCGCGTCACCATCAAGCAAGAGCCCCCTGGGGAGGACTCGCCGGCGCCCAAGAGGATAAAGCTGGATTCAGGGGGCGGTGCGGCGGCTGCGGCGGCCGCACTGCTGGGGTCCGAGGCCGCAGCCGCGCTGCTGAGACCCGATGCCGCCCTGCTCAACTCTTTGGTGGCGTTCGGCGGAGGCGGGGGCGCGCCCTTCGCGCAGCCGGCGACAGCCGCTGCCCCCTTCTGCCTGCCATTCTACTTCCTCTCGCCTTCAGCAGCCGCCGCCTACATGCAGCCTTTCCTGGACAAGAGCGGCCTGGAGAAGTACCTGTACCCGGGGGCGGCCGCCGCCCCCTTCCCACTGCTCTACCCTGGCATCCatgcccctgctgctgctgccgctgccgccgccgccgccgccactgccGCCTTCCCTTGCCTCTCCTCGGTGTTGTCGCCCCCTCCCGAGAAGGTGGGCTCCGCCGGCGCGACCCTTCTGCCCCACGAGGTGGCGCCCCCGGGGGCGCTGCACCCGCACGGCCGCACCCACCTGCCTTTCCCTGGCCCGCGCGAGCGCGGGAACCTGGAGAGCTCTGCTCAGGAAGATCCCTCGCAGCCAGGAAAGGAAACCCCCTGA